One Mycolicibacterium parafortuitum DNA segment encodes these proteins:
- a CDS encoding acyl-CoA dehydrogenase family protein, with translation MDFTDTPEEGEFRARLRSWLNENAAAAAIPDDPAARADAANAWHHTLYQAGYIGLSFPVEYGGHGLSPVYEAILNDELGRASAPPIEGIGHLANALRLFGSQWQRAELLPGLLSGAVRWCQGFSEPEAGSDLAGLKTRAEAVGGADGEGPARFRINGRKIWTSFAAVADWCFLLCRTEPEAVKHAGISVLLVPMSTPGIEVCPIVNAARNREFAEVTFTDVEVPAENLLGERGQGWSIANQLLAYERGPSDINWISRLAVQLRGLEDDVRCGRIPDTPSTRARLGQAYTELRALEVKVQRSLTERCNGTLPGAEGSVDKLLMCRADQTFGHTMMDLRASAAVLAEGIEWDLYVWSRAAGIYGGTAQIQRNIVAQRVLGLPRS, from the coding sequence ATGGACTTCACCGACACCCCCGAGGAAGGCGAGTTCCGGGCACGCCTGCGCAGCTGGTTGAACGAGAATGCCGCGGCAGCGGCCATTCCCGACGATCCCGCGGCACGAGCGGACGCCGCGAACGCGTGGCATCACACGCTCTACCAGGCCGGGTACATCGGCTTGTCGTTCCCGGTCGAGTACGGCGGACACGGCCTCTCTCCCGTCTACGAGGCCATCCTGAACGACGAACTGGGCCGCGCCTCCGCCCCGCCGATCGAGGGGATCGGGCACCTGGCCAACGCGTTGCGATTGTTCGGATCCCAGTGGCAACGTGCCGAACTGCTGCCCGGGCTGCTCTCGGGGGCGGTCCGCTGGTGTCAGGGGTTCAGCGAGCCCGAGGCGGGGTCCGACCTCGCCGGCCTCAAGACGAGAGCCGAGGCCGTCGGCGGCGCTGATGGCGAGGGCCCGGCGAGATTCCGCATCAACGGCCGCAAGATCTGGACCAGTTTCGCGGCGGTCGCGGACTGGTGTTTCCTGCTGTGCCGCACCGAGCCCGAGGCGGTCAAGCATGCGGGAATCTCGGTCCTGCTGGTACCGATGTCGACACCCGGCATCGAGGTGTGCCCCATCGTCAACGCGGCCCGGAACCGGGAGTTCGCGGAGGTGACCTTCACCGACGTCGAGGTGCCCGCGGAGAACCTTCTCGGCGAACGCGGACAGGGCTGGTCGATCGCCAACCAGCTACTGGCCTATGAGCGCGGGCCCAGCGACATCAACTGGATCAGCCGGCTCGCCGTGCAGCTGCGCGGGCTTGAGGACGATGTGCGGTGCGGCCGCATACCCGACACGCCGTCGACACGGGCCCGGCTGGGGCAGGCCTACACCGAGCTGCGCGCGCTTGAAGTCAAGGTGCAGCGGTCGCTGACCGAACGGTGCAACGGAACGCTGCCCGGTGCGGAAGGTTCGGTCGACAAGCTGCTGATGTGCCGGGCCGATCAGACCTTCGGCCACACCATGATGGACCTTCGCGCAAGTGCCGCGGTGCTCGCCGAGGGAATCGAGTGGGATCTCTACGTCTGGTCGCGGGCCGCGGGCATCTATGGCGGTACTGCGCAGATCCAGCGCAACATCGTGGCCCAACGGGTGCTGGGCCTGCCGCGAAGCTGA
- a CDS encoding cytochrome P450, producing MTTTDLRWDPFDRTLHAEPYSVWKRMRDESPVYYNPEYDFYALSRFDDVMDASLDTESFSSEHGITLDMITDDPWGPPKAMIMMDPPDHTYLRKMVNRTFFRSRIAQLEDHVRGLCRGYLDRYVGSGGFDYVQDFSAKLPVMVISSLLGFPEEDHDNLREWSDAQVHRDEGNPERSAAGDEASANLFAYYREQIEVRRRHRTADVVSDLMDSDLVAPDVDPRRLDDGELLVFIAMINVAGNETVARLLGWAALTLARNPDQRALLVNDPGLIGNAVEELLRYDAPSPIQGRFSRKETTYQDTVIPAGKKVALLTGSAGRDERQYDRADTFDVTRKGIRHISFGHGSHFCLGAALARLEARVALEETLKRFPEWTVDESLVEFVHTNSVRGPASVPIAL from the coding sequence ATGACGACGACGGATCTGCGGTGGGATCCCTTCGACCGCACCCTGCACGCCGAACCCTACTCAGTGTGGAAACGGATGCGAGACGAATCGCCGGTGTATTACAACCCGGAGTACGACTTCTACGCGCTCAGCCGATTCGACGACGTCATGGACGCATCCCTGGACACCGAGTCCTTCTCCTCCGAGCACGGGATCACGCTCGACATGATCACCGACGATCCGTGGGGTCCTCCGAAGGCGATGATCATGATGGACCCGCCGGACCACACCTATCTGCGCAAGATGGTCAATCGCACGTTCTTCCGCAGCAGGATCGCGCAGTTGGAAGACCACGTCCGCGGGTTGTGTCGGGGTTACCTGGACCGGTACGTCGGGTCGGGCGGTTTCGACTACGTCCAGGACTTCTCGGCCAAGTTGCCGGTCATGGTGATCAGCTCACTGCTGGGCTTTCCCGAGGAAGACCACGACAACCTGCGCGAGTGGTCGGATGCACAGGTGCACCGCGACGAAGGCAATCCCGAGCGCAGCGCGGCCGGCGACGAGGCCTCGGCGAATCTGTTCGCCTACTACCGCGAGCAGATCGAGGTGCGGCGGCGTCACCGTACGGCGGATGTGGTCAGCGATCTGATGGATTCGGATCTGGTCGCGCCGGATGTCGACCCTCGCCGGCTCGACGACGGTGAGCTTTTGGTGTTCATCGCGATGATCAACGTCGCGGGCAACGAGACCGTCGCCAGGTTGTTGGGATGGGCGGCGCTGACCCTGGCGCGCAATCCCGACCAGCGAGCCCTCCTCGTCAACGACCCCGGTCTGATCGGTAATGCGGTGGAGGAACTCCTGCGCTACGACGCACCGTCACCGATTCAGGGTCGCTTCAGTCGTAAGGAGACGACCTACCAGGACACCGTGATCCCGGCGGGCAAGAAGGTGGCGTTGCTCACCGGTTCGGCCGGCCGTGACGAGCGTCAGTACGACCGCGCCGATACGTTCGACGTGACGCGAAAAGGTATCCGCCACATCAGCTTCGGTCACGGTTCGCACTTCTGCCTCGGTGCCGCGCTGGCCAGGCTGGAGGCCAGGGTGGCGTTGGAGGAGACGCTCAAGCGGTTCCCGGAGTGGACGGTCGACGAATCCCTGGTGGAGTTCGTGCACACCAACTCGGTGCGCGGGCCGGCCAGCGTTCCGATCGCGCTGTGA
- a CDS encoding SDR family oxidoreductase, giving the protein MSLFDAFSYRGKRVLVVGGATGMGNATARLALDAGAEVVVMDYAPCDLAGVKAIRVDLADKAGIEKAATECGGPVDALFACAGVADGPGIERINFLGHRHLIERLRADGALARGSSIGFISSAAGLAWRSNMDKLVEFLDIADFDVAAAWAVDNGCAHYMFTKQAVCAYVAREAMNLIADGIRINAICPGPTDTPLAQANAELWLDFGADFRAAVGVDAATPMEQAYPLLFLCSAAAGVVNGITMITDSGYLSAGITGVFPAGTPMAKMLLDG; this is encoded by the coding sequence ATGAGCTTGTTCGACGCCTTCTCCTATCGAGGCAAGCGCGTCCTCGTCGTGGGTGGTGCCACCGGAATGGGCAATGCCACCGCACGTTTGGCACTTGATGCCGGTGCCGAGGTCGTGGTGATGGATTACGCGCCGTGTGACTTGGCGGGTGTCAAGGCGATCCGAGTCGATCTGGCGGATAAGGCCGGCATCGAGAAGGCGGCCACTGAGTGCGGCGGCCCCGTCGATGCATTGTTCGCGTGCGCGGGTGTGGCCGACGGCCCCGGGATCGAGCGCATCAATTTCCTCGGGCACCGCCATCTCATCGAGCGGCTGCGTGCCGACGGCGCGCTGGCGCGTGGTTCGTCGATCGGTTTCATCTCGTCGGCCGCCGGACTGGCTTGGCGGTCGAACATGGACAAGCTCGTCGAGTTCCTCGACATCGCGGACTTCGACGTTGCGGCAGCTTGGGCGGTCGACAATGGCTGCGCACATTACATGTTCACCAAACAGGCGGTGTGCGCGTACGTCGCGCGTGAGGCGATGAACCTGATCGCCGACGGTATCCGGATCAACGCCATCTGCCCCGGGCCCACCGACACCCCGCTCGCGCAGGCCAATGCCGAGCTGTGGCTGGATTTCGGGGCCGACTTCCGCGCCGCGGTCGGTGTGGACGCCGCGACGCCGATGGAGCAGGCGTACCCACTGCTCTTCCTGTGCAGCGCGGCCGCCGGCGTGGTCAACGGGATCACGATGATCACCGATTCGGGCTATCTCAGCGCGGGGATCACGGGGGTGTTTCCCGCGGGCACCCCGATGGCGAAGATGCTGCTGGACGGATGA
- a CDS encoding enoyl-CoA hydratase/isomerase family protein: MTTGLAVRTDGGVRWLTLDRPEVGNSITRAMQRELIENLADASSDPQIRAVVFTAAGERHFCTGPNLRDPNMRPSQDRVAGDAARILRTGSQAVVSALLDCDKPVICALNGVAAGVGASMVLACDLVVAVESARLIELFVRRGLAPDGGAAYLLARKVPFNVAKRLLLFGEELSASEAHRIGLVNEIVADRAHLDALAAEWAQRLSDGPTRAIAAAKAMLNQALDVDRAAAFHTEALLVEQVAGTDDVAEGVAAFTEKREPRFQGR, encoded by the coding sequence GTGACCACCGGTCTGGCAGTTCGCACCGACGGGGGAGTGCGATGGCTGACTCTCGACCGTCCTGAGGTCGGTAACTCCATCACGCGCGCCATGCAGCGCGAGCTGATCGAGAATCTGGCTGATGCGTCGAGTGATCCGCAGATCCGCGCCGTGGTGTTCACTGCCGCAGGTGAGCGGCACTTCTGCACGGGACCCAATCTGCGCGACCCGAACATGCGTCCCAGCCAGGACCGGGTAGCCGGCGACGCTGCCCGCATTCTGCGCACCGGATCCCAAGCTGTCGTGTCCGCGCTTCTCGACTGCGACAAACCGGTGATCTGCGCGTTGAACGGGGTCGCCGCAGGGGTGGGCGCCAGCATGGTGCTGGCGTGTGACCTCGTCGTCGCCGTCGAAAGCGCACGTCTGATCGAACTTTTCGTGCGGCGCGGGTTGGCGCCCGACGGGGGTGCCGCGTATCTGCTCGCCCGCAAGGTGCCGTTCAACGTCGCCAAGCGGCTACTGCTGTTCGGCGAGGAGTTGTCCGCATCAGAAGCGCACCGTATCGGTCTGGTCAACGAGATCGTCGCGGACCGAGCGCATCTCGATGCGCTGGCCGCGGAGTGGGCCCAGCGCCTCTCCGATGGTCCGACGCGGGCGATCGCGGCGGCGAAGGCGATGCTCAACCAGGCCCTGGACGTGGATCGGGCGGCCGCGTTCCACACCGAGGCGTTGCTTGTCGAGCAGGTCGCCGGCACCGACGATGTCGCCGAAGGGGTGGCGGCGTTCACCGAGAAACGCGAACCGCGGTTCCAGGGCCGATGA
- a CDS encoding nuclear transport factor 2 family protein, whose protein sequence is MTDQRLTDLLAREEIRTLALRYCAAVEARDVDAMAALFSPRARFGGHGVGPDGLRNLMADSLGGSLVAVILVANHLIELDGDDAASGQVWAQCFAHTRADGFLDQLIRYEDRYERVNGRWLFLHRRHRLWYGAAHAVSPLDQAAADWPRRQVGVGDIPLADPDFRTWWEGRMHD, encoded by the coding sequence ATGACCGATCAGCGTCTGACCGATTTGCTTGCGCGCGAGGAGATTCGCACTCTGGCCTTGCGGTATTGTGCGGCCGTCGAAGCCCGCGATGTGGACGCGATGGCCGCGCTGTTCTCCCCGCGCGCACGTTTCGGCGGGCATGGCGTGGGACCTGACGGGCTGCGGAACCTGATGGCCGACAGTCTCGGTGGCAGCCTCGTCGCGGTGATCCTGGTGGCCAACCACCTGATCGAGCTCGACGGGGACGACGCGGCGAGCGGGCAGGTCTGGGCACAGTGCTTCGCGCACACCAGGGCTGACGGGTTCCTCGATCAGTTGATCAGGTACGAGGACCGCTATGAGCGGGTGAACGGGCGGTGGCTGTTCCTGCACCGGCGTCACCGCCTGTGGTACGGCGCCGCACACGCGGTCTCACCGCTGGATCAGGCCGCGGCGGACTGGCCGCGTAGGCAGGTCGGAGTCGGGGACATCCCGCTCGCCGACCCGGACTTCCGAACCTGGTGGGAAGGACGGATGCATGACTGA
- a CDS encoding acyl-CoA dehydrogenase family protein — protein sequence MRIGLTDEQALLRETTARLAESLATTAADDVATGHRLDDQWRRIVELGVPALRAREYCGLDASGVETALVLEELSRRLVAVPVLGQGALATELLSAAGSDKEIELVAEGTWRAAPVLSPDLSDFADSPKAGVALDAAGATHVLYGIRDGAARRLMCTALDDGSGSPGTNLDLTRTMRTLTFDDAEAASPLGDPISAERWTAVQAMALTAVAADLVGVMAGALDGAVRYAGERVQFGVKIGSFQAIGHLLADSLVRLEGARSCLWHAAWAVDHLSAGEALLAARTAKAYASAAGRDVVETAMQVLGGISITWEHEAHLRLRRTLLNRRLFGDENTQYAAIADLRINDRDLG from the coding sequence ATGCGCATAGGACTCACCGACGAGCAGGCCCTACTGCGCGAAACCACCGCGCGCCTGGCTGAGTCGCTGGCCACCACCGCCGCCGATGACGTCGCGACCGGGCACCGTCTCGACGACCAGTGGCGTCGAATCGTCGAACTCGGGGTTCCGGCGCTGCGAGCCCGCGAGTACTGCGGCTTGGACGCCAGCGGTGTGGAAACCGCGCTCGTGCTTGAGGAATTGAGTCGCCGACTGGTGGCGGTCCCCGTGCTCGGGCAGGGAGCGTTGGCCACGGAACTGTTGTCCGCGGCGGGTTCCGACAAAGAAATCGAGTTGGTCGCCGAGGGTACGTGGCGAGCCGCGCCGGTGCTGTCGCCCGACCTGAGCGATTTCGCCGACTCGCCGAAGGCCGGCGTCGCACTGGACGCCGCGGGTGCGACTCACGTTCTCTATGGGATACGCGACGGCGCGGCACGCCGTCTGATGTGTACCGCGCTGGATGACGGATCGGGAAGCCCCGGAACGAATCTGGACCTCACCCGCACAATGCGCACGCTCACGTTCGACGATGCCGAAGCAGCGAGCCCCCTCGGGGATCCGATCAGCGCGGAGCGGTGGACGGCAGTGCAGGCGATGGCGCTGACCGCGGTTGCCGCGGATCTGGTCGGTGTGATGGCCGGCGCGCTCGACGGCGCGGTGCGCTACGCGGGCGAACGGGTGCAGTTCGGAGTCAAGATCGGCAGCTTCCAGGCCATCGGACACCTGCTCGCCGACTCGCTCGTACGGCTCGAAGGCGCGCGCAGTTGCCTCTGGCACGCCGCTTGGGCGGTCGATCATCTGAGCGCCGGCGAAGCCCTGCTGGCCGCCCGCACGGCAAAGGCTTACGCGTCGGCGGCGGGACGGGATGTCGTCGAGACGGCGATGCAGGTATTGGGCGGAATCTCCATCACGTGGGAACACGAAGCTCATCTGCGGCTACGCCGGACGCTGTTGAATCGACGGCTTTTCGGCGACGAGAACACGCAATACGCCGCGATCGCCGATCTGCGGATCAACGATCGCGACCTGGGCTAG
- a CDS encoding SDR family NAD(P)-dependent oxidoreductase, which yields MARLENRNALVTGGAQGLGRAISRRLAAEGARVTIVDLNEGKAAECVGLIEQAGGSAHFVRANVAKREDIAAAVDAAAAGGALHVLVNAAQYFAMPKALELVSDKDWELSEATGPKATFRFMQLAHPFLKAAGKASVINFVSGSALGGIAYTGPYSAAKGAIGALTKVAANEWAAHGIRVNAVCPFALTDVQRDMIGTEWDNYTRTAEASPMKRGADPDSEIAPAVAFLASDDSAFVTGTVLHIDGGMTELSTVDYAKSPGVFSPA from the coding sequence ATGGCGCGGTTGGAGAACCGGAACGCGTTGGTCACCGGCGGAGCCCAAGGTCTCGGCAGGGCCATCTCGCGACGACTCGCGGCCGAGGGGGCCCGGGTTACCATCGTCGATCTCAACGAGGGCAAGGCCGCGGAATGTGTCGGCCTCATCGAGCAGGCGGGCGGCTCGGCGCATTTCGTGCGCGCCAACGTCGCGAAACGTGAGGACATCGCCGCCGCGGTCGACGCGGCCGCCGCCGGCGGGGCGCTACATGTTCTGGTCAATGCCGCCCAGTACTTCGCGATGCCCAAAGCGTTGGAACTGGTCAGTGACAAGGACTGGGAGCTGTCGGAGGCCACCGGCCCGAAGGCGACGTTCCGCTTCATGCAACTGGCGCATCCGTTCCTCAAGGCGGCCGGTAAGGCCTCGGTGATCAACTTCGTGTCCGGTTCCGCACTCGGCGGAATCGCCTATACCGGACCGTATTCCGCGGCCAAAGGTGCGATCGGAGCATTGACCAAGGTCGCGGCCAACGAGTGGGCGGCGCACGGCATCCGCGTCAACGCCGTCTGTCCGTTCGCCCTCACCGACGTGCAACGCGACATGATCGGCACCGAGTGGGACAACTACACCCGGACTGCCGAGGCGTCGCCGATGAAGCGGGGTGCCGATCCTGACTCCGAGATCGCTCCCGCGGTGGCCTTCCTCGCCAGTGACGATTCCGCGTTCGTGACCGGGACGGTGCTGCACATCGACGGCGGGATGACCGAGTTGTCCACCGTGGACTACGCGAAGTCACCGGGGGTGTTCTCCCCGGCGTGA
- a CDS encoding enoyl-CoA hydratase-related protein, whose protein sequence is MDHVVYEKDGAIARIILNNPDRANAQTSEMVHSVNAALDDAQYDYDIKVVIIKANGKGFCSGHVPDGSYPEFKAELDASGKVWRSAAQLFLWPVLKLWEFPKPVIAQVHGYAIGGGTTWALIPEITVCSDDAWFQMPLVPGFGLPGSETMFEPWVFMNYKRAAEYLYTAQKITAEQALEFGLVNRVVPRDRLDTEVEELAAKIAKAPLITLQATKAGILRAWENMGFRTHQQASNDLQAVVTGSKEFQNYVAELMKKAAKPADRV, encoded by the coding sequence ATGGACCATGTCGTCTACGAGAAGGACGGCGCGATTGCGCGCATCATCCTGAACAATCCGGACCGGGCCAACGCCCAGACCTCCGAAATGGTGCACAGTGTCAACGCCGCCCTCGACGACGCGCAGTACGACTACGACATCAAGGTCGTCATCATCAAGGCCAACGGCAAAGGATTTTGCTCAGGCCACGTCCCCGACGGCAGTTACCCCGAGTTCAAGGCCGAACTCGACGCCTCCGGCAAGGTCTGGCGGTCGGCGGCACAACTGTTCCTCTGGCCCGTGCTCAAGCTCTGGGAGTTCCCCAAACCGGTCATCGCCCAGGTCCACGGATACGCCATCGGCGGAGGCACCACCTGGGCGCTGATCCCGGAGATCACCGTCTGCAGTGATGACGCATGGTTCCAGATGCCGCTGGTGCCCGGCTTCGGGCTTCCCGGCTCGGAGACGATGTTCGAGCCGTGGGTGTTCATGAACTACAAGCGGGCGGCCGAGTATCTCTACACCGCACAGAAGATCACCGCCGAACAGGCGCTCGAGTTCGGTTTGGTCAATCGGGTGGTGCCGCGTGACCGTCTCGACACGGAGGTCGAAGAATTGGCGGCGAAGATTGCCAAAGCGCCGTTGATCACCCTGCAGGCGACGAAGGCGGGAATCCTGCGCGCCTGGGAGAACATGGGATTCCGAACCCACCAGCAGGCCAGCAACGACCTGCAGGCGGTCGTGACCGGATCCAAGGAATTCCAGAATTACGTCGCCGAACTGATGAAGAAGGCCGCCAAGCCCGCCGACCGGGTCTGA
- a CDS encoding amidohydrolase family protein translates to MPLQPSMKLLSVDDHLIEPPHVWTDRLPKKYREDGPRIVEFPRDGKPPMHQWVYEGRSYPNIGLNAVAGKSPEEFGVDPVRYDDMIPGCYDPKARLADMDIDGVHAMLCFPSFPRFCGTVFLEGTDKDLALLSVQAWNDFSLDEWCATDPARFIPMMISPLWDVGLMVAEIERNAAKGCRAVGLPDNPMNLGLPSFHTAHWDPVWSALEETNMTAVMHFGSGGMPPSTAPEAPFAVMVTLMGTTSMAAAIELVFSPVFHKHPNLKVAFSEGGIGWMPYLVERADYVWRKHKYYQNIHPTIAPSELFRRNITGCFIEDEVGVAMRHQIGIDNITWECDYPHSDSFWPKSRARAEEMLANVPDEDAAKIVELNARRWYAFPEEGFKATTADTGWRPNNGEPPEYDYDAVMSDHGGVGYGAFIENLAKQMQNKEQKA, encoded by the coding sequence ATGCCGCTGCAACCGTCCATGAAGCTCCTGTCGGTCGACGATCACCTGATCGAGCCGCCGCACGTCTGGACCGACCGGCTGCCGAAGAAGTACCGCGAGGACGGCCCGCGCATCGTCGAGTTCCCCCGAGACGGCAAACCTCCGATGCACCAGTGGGTGTACGAGGGCCGCAGCTATCCGAACATCGGGCTGAACGCCGTAGCCGGCAAATCTCCGGAGGAGTTCGGTGTCGACCCCGTCAGGTACGACGACATGATCCCCGGTTGCTACGACCCGAAGGCCCGGCTGGCCGACATGGACATCGACGGCGTGCACGCGATGCTGTGTTTCCCGTCGTTTCCGCGGTTCTGCGGCACGGTCTTCCTGGAAGGCACCGACAAGGACCTGGCGCTGCTCAGCGTGCAGGCCTGGAACGATTTCTCGCTCGACGAGTGGTGCGCGACGGATCCGGCCCGGTTCATCCCGATGATGATCAGCCCGCTGTGGGATGTCGGATTGATGGTCGCCGAGATCGAGCGCAACGCCGCCAAGGGCTGCCGGGCCGTGGGACTGCCCGACAATCCGATGAACCTCGGGCTGCCGAGCTTTCACACCGCGCACTGGGATCCGGTGTGGTCGGCGCTCGAGGAAACCAATATGACCGCGGTGATGCACTTCGGGTCCGGAGGTATGCCGCCGTCGACCGCACCGGAGGCGCCCTTCGCCGTGATGGTGACGCTGATGGGCACCACGTCGATGGCCGCGGCCATCGAACTGGTCTTCTCGCCGGTGTTCCACAAACATCCCAACCTGAAGGTGGCGTTCTCCGAGGGCGGGATCGGCTGGATGCCCTACCTCGTCGAACGCGCCGACTACGTGTGGCGCAAGCACAAGTACTACCAGAACATCCACCCGACGATCGCTCCGTCAGAGCTGTTCCGGCGCAACATCACCGGGTGCTTCATCGAGGACGAGGTCGGCGTGGCGATGCGCCACCAGATCGGCATCGACAACATCACCTGGGAGTGCGACTATCCGCATTCGGATTCGTTCTGGCCCAAGAGCCGGGCCCGGGCCGAGGAGATGCTGGCGAACGTCCCCGACGAGGACGCCGCCAAAATCGTCGAGCTCAACGCGCGGCGCTGGTACGCCTTCCCCGAGGAGGGCTTCAAGGCGACCACCGCCGACACCGGATGGCGCCCCAACAACGGCGAACCCCCGGAGTACGACTACGACGCGGTGATGTCCGACCACGGCGGTGTCGGATACGGCGCGTTCATCGAGAACCTCGCCAAGCAGATGCAGAACAAGGAGCAGAAGGCCTGA
- a CDS encoding SDR family NAD(P)-dependent oxidoreductase, which produces MTATTAGLAGRVVAITGASGGIGRVLARRYAARGAAVALLARRADELAITADAVTATGGAASVHVIDIRDEAQCADAVSAIAARWDRLDVLVNNAAVPGTDQPVSEATLDNWWDVLATNLVAPAILARETLRQIMIPARSGNIQFVSSSAARSVVPCKAHYAAAKLGLSALAQTLALEVGASGIRVNTLVLGSVEGELMDAYIARRSAEDGVDAGTVRARLSATNKLGRLISPEEVADVSLWLASDAASAMTGQDVFVTGG; this is translated from the coding sequence ATGACGGCGACGACTGCCGGCCTGGCCGGCCGCGTCGTCGCGATCACCGGCGCCAGCGGCGGGATCGGCCGGGTGTTGGCGCGTCGGTACGCCGCCCGCGGCGCAGCCGTCGCCCTGCTGGCGCGCCGGGCAGACGAACTGGCGATCACCGCCGATGCGGTGACGGCCACGGGGGGCGCGGCCTCGGTCCATGTCATCGACATCCGCGACGAGGCACAGTGCGCTGACGCGGTCAGCGCGATCGCCGCTCGGTGGGACCGGCTCGACGTGCTCGTCAACAACGCGGCGGTTCCCGGCACCGATCAGCCGGTCAGCGAGGCGACGCTGGACAACTGGTGGGACGTGCTGGCCACCAACCTCGTCGCGCCGGCAATTCTGGCTCGGGAAACATTGCGGCAAATCATGATCCCGGCGCGCAGCGGCAACATCCAGTTCGTGTCGTCCAGTGCGGCACGCTCGGTGGTCCCATGCAAGGCGCATTACGCGGCCGCCAAGTTGGGCCTGTCCGCGCTGGCGCAGACCCTCGCACTCGAGGTCGGCGCAAGCGGCATCCGGGTCAACACGCTGGTGCTGGGCAGTGTCGAAGGCGAACTGATGGATGCCTACATCGCGCGCCGGTCCGCCGAGGACGGCGTGGACGCCGGCACTGTGCGTGCCCGCCTGTCAGCGACGAACAAGCTGGGCAGACTGATCTCGCCCGAGGAGGTGGCTGACGTGTCGCTGTGGTTGGCCTCCGACGCAGCCTCTGCCATGACCGGGCAGGACGTGTTCGTGACTGGGGGATGA
- a CDS encoding SMP-30/gluconolactonase/LRE family protein: MTEIRCLTDALKFPESPVAEREGSVLVSEMAAGRITRVHRDGTTETVAEVGGGPNGLGRLPDGRSVVCQNGGSSFGTGWWPYDFDGAESVYRPVGPAESPLTPQLQLIEADGSVRTLATEFVARSGRILPLVRPSDICVDADGGFYVTDGGTTADRQRAMTGLLYGTVEEGLREVVYPLEMPNGVALAPDGTRVYVAETRTRRVWEFTLTGPGQIAGGRGLATVPSGGPLNIGGADGLCVADDGTIVVATLGAGGVTAFSAAGELLGAIPLDDPMTTNMTLDATGETLFVTLASSGRLVAIDGWRALLASP; encoded by the coding sequence ATGACTGAAATACGTTGTCTGACCGATGCGCTGAAGTTTCCGGAGAGCCCGGTCGCCGAGCGTGAGGGCTCGGTGCTGGTCTCGGAGATGGCGGCCGGGCGCATCACCAGGGTGCATCGCGACGGCACCACCGAAACGGTGGCCGAGGTCGGGGGCGGACCCAACGGGTTGGGTCGGCTACCCGACGGTCGCTCGGTGGTGTGCCAGAACGGCGGATCGTCGTTCGGCACAGGCTGGTGGCCCTACGACTTCGATGGCGCCGAGTCGGTGTACCGCCCCGTCGGCCCGGCCGAGAGTCCGCTGACCCCGCAGTTGCAGCTGATCGAGGCGGACGGGTCGGTGCGCACCCTCGCCACAGAGTTCGTCGCGCGCAGCGGGCGGATTCTCCCGCTGGTCCGTCCCAGCGACATCTGTGTGGACGCCGACGGCGGGTTCTACGTGACCGACGGCGGCACCACAGCGGATCGTCAGCGTGCGATGACCGGGCTGCTCTACGGGACCGTCGAGGAGGGGTTGCGTGAGGTGGTCTACCCCCTGGAGATGCCCAACGGTGTCGCGCTGGCACCCGACGGAACTCGGGTGTACGTGGCGGAAACCCGCACCCGGCGGGTGTGGGAGTTCACCCTCACCGGGCCGGGCCAGATCGCCGGTGGACGCGGTCTGGCCACCGTGCCCAGCGGCGGGCCACTGAACATCGGGGGAGCCGACGGTCTCTGCGTCGCCGACGACGGCACGATCGTGGTCGCCACCCTGGGCGCCGGCGGCGTCACGGCGTTCTCCGCAGCGGGGGAGTTGCTCGGTGCGATACCGCTGGACGACCCGATGACGACGAACATGACCCTCGATGCCACCGGTGAGACGCTGTTCGTCACCCTCGCCTCGTCGGGACGCCTGGTTGCCATCGACGGTTGGCGGGCACTTCTCGCCTCGCCCTGA